A genomic region of Papaver somniferum cultivar HN1 chromosome 7, ASM357369v1, whole genome shotgun sequence contains the following coding sequences:
- the LOC113300020 gene encoding nuclear pore complex protein GP210-like, with product MSPSGIILLVLLATLRASESVTGPHIADVNLLLPPRMTHPVEYRLQGTDGCFSWSWDHHDILSLEPEYNTSTTRCSTSVRVKSITPYSGRKETSIYATDLRTGINIRCKVFIDKLSRIQIFHNSIKLDLDGLATLRVRAFDDQENVFSSLVGLQFSWGLRPEANETVHHLVHVPLKESPLSDCGGFCGDLDTQITLEDSGVHSDLFAVKGTEIGHEIVSVNLIEPQFENMADKIVLTVAEAMSIDPPSPVVVVIGASVHYHLKVIRQNTPKGIELPSANHRWSVVNASVARVDDMMGIAYAINLGTTTINVEDTRVVGHVQMSSLHVVIPDNLCLYKLPVTSSGDPIEGMEAVPSTVRWYVVVGRQYAIHMKVFSHRSGGQEIYITERDDVKLQYNDSVHWTSSVVPESIAVKHGWHNSRILKATSQGLGRLTANLTYHTGNTETTEVLQVVHEVMVCERVKFNMWKKDDSSTTIHLPWAPGIYEEMELSATGGCVETTNGYKWYSSDASTVSVSASGVIQAKKPGQVTVKVASVHGSTNYDEVAIKVSVPSSMVMLRSFAVESVVGTYLQAAVTMRAPYGSYFDRCDSFSSFIRWTVGSQSFEIVNTTGKASAFKLSNIDGYQSLYSPPCAWTYVYASSVGRAILHATLFKELESFDHPSDGPVVLKASTMISAHHPLVVQQAGNGNQFGGYWAELPTTETGFHLKDLNELYLVPGAELNVMLIGGPEQWDQGVEYVENVKNINGEQLSPKGGILVDRAFSNGGLYRISCLTMGIHQLVFSRGNLIGDDHPLPTIEKVELSVTCSVPSSITLIANEPVNTPELISSAAQDDRTPDRIRATPITVANGCTIRVAAVGLHSSGKAFANSSSLGLNWEMSSCDGLALWDAITVERYRTTSSWERFLVLQNSSGLCIVRATVIGFSDTMSDHLRVRASLLLEEKSKNLLTDAIRLQLVSSLRVVPESILLLFNPEAKATLLITGGTCSLHAVVNDTRVAEVIQPPNLECSQLMVNPRGLGTALVTVDDVGLAPHLTASARVRVADVDWIKIIAKEEIFLLVGSAQSFNILAGLHDGTVFDSSQYVYMSIHVHFEDPILELLSINASNSGESYIYGPGFAIQANSIGVTTIYVSARLRSGHEVCSDPIRVEVYAPPRIHPNHIFLAPGASYMLTVKGGPSIGVYVGYTLDDETIADIQKTSGRIRAISPGNSSIHANFFGKGSSFICQAYGSIEVGIPSSMMLSPQSEQLNVGREMPIFPSFTEGNLFSFYELCKDYKWSIEDEQVLSYRSAEHSHKTLVSGALDTMYPSYSDRKDLGFINVVYGRSSGKTNVAVSFSCDFTSESFSLSKMYIASASLWVVSYPPLSLGVPITWILPPFYTTSNLLPESYNQGDSQGRKGTVIYTLMRSCGGKNEEIHKDAISIEGARIKTSDSGNLGCIQAKDRSTGRAEIASCVRVAEVAQVRVTSKEFAFYVADLAVGAELDLLIHYHDALGNPFHEAYDAVQMDADTNYPEVVSINSTRDSFGNIRLKAMRHGRALLRISMSNNQQKSDYLMVSVGAHLFPQNPVLYVGRYINFSVGGSDNVVSGRWLSANDNVVSIDMLSGEALARGEGTTQVIFEGSNLKLQTAVTVQKVDVVLVDSPEETLTNIPFPTKGYYFSIRFSDPSGQNFESFSSSKGVNYDCRVDPPYIGYAKPWRDLDLGVTYCLFFPYSPEHLARSIPKSKTMRPDISLSITASMKELGHVSGSSTALFIGGFSVLEMDKDLLRLNLTPVSNKSMITIVGNTDVDIYWQKRDLMSVTPVIVYEYGMGGQADYEVKALRATRFKDKIIITLPATGQRVEVDVSFEPGETRLSSRSNFALWASIFGVVTLFTSLLIYKKFLNQAATSRPKSAAPPATPIRHTITPDRNRSVLQQSPRTPEVFVEYVRDTIDKTPYYKRDAVRRRNPQNTF from the exons ATGTCTCCTTCTGGAATCATCTTGCTAGTTCTACTAGCAACTTTACGGGCGTCGGAATCAGTTACGGGTCCACATATCGCAGATGTAAACCTATTGTTACCTCCTCGTATGACTCATCCCGTCGAGTATCGTCTTCAAGGAACCGATGGTTGTTTCTCATG GTCATGGGATCATCATGATATTTTATCACTAGAACCTGAGTATAATACTAGTACGACTCGTTGTTCAACGAGTGTACGTGTGAAATCCATTACTCCATACAGTGGTAGAAAAGAAACGTCTATTTATGCTACTGATTTACGGACTGGAATTAATATCCGTTGTAAGGTTTTTATTGATAAACTTTCTAGGATTCAGATTTTTCATAACTCTATTAAGCTTGATTTGGATGGACTTGCAACGTTACGTGTACGTGCTTTTGATGATCAAG AAAATGTGTTTTCCTCGCTGGTCGGGTTACAGTTTTCTTGGGGACTTAGGCCTGAAGCAAATGAAACAGTTCATCATCTTGTTCACGTTCCACTGAAGGAGTCACCGTTGAGTGATTGTGGAGGCTTTTGTGGTGATCTTGATACTCAAATAACACTTGAAGATAGT GGTGTTCACTCCGACTTGTTTGCTGTGAAGGGAACTGAAATAGGGCACGAGATTGTTTCTGTCAATCTAATTGAGCCACAATTTGAAAATATGGCAGATAAGATCGTGCTAACTGTTGCAGAAGCAATGTCAATCGACCCTCCATCCCCTGTAGTTGTGGTTATTGGTGCTTCTGTTCATTACCATCTTAAAGTTATTCGTCAGAATACACCTAAAG GAATAGAGTTACCATCTGCCAATCATCGGTGGTCTGTGGTGAATGCTTCGGTCGCTCGAGTCGACGACATGATGGGCATAGCATATGCAATAAATCTGGGAACCACTACTATTAACGTGGAAGATACTAGAGTAGTGGGACATGTACAAATGTCGTCACTTCATGTTGTCATACCtgacaatttgtgtttgtacaaATTACCTGTAACCAGCTCCGGTGATCCCATTGAAGGAATGGAAGCTGTGCCTTCAACTGTCCGCTGGTATGTTGTTGTGGGTCGACAATATGCCATTCACATGAAGGTTTTCTCACATAGATCTGGTGGACAGGAAATATACATTACGGAG AGGGATGATGTTAAATTGCAATACAACGATTCTGTTCACTGGACATCATCTGTGGTTCCAGAAAGCATTGCAGTGAAGCACGGGTGGCATAATTCTAGAATCCTAAAAGCAACTTCTCAAGGACTGGGAAGATTGACTGCTAACTTAACTTATCATACTGGGAACACAGAAACTACTGAG GTTCTTCAGGTTGTGCATGAAGTCATGGTCTGCGAGCGTGTGAAGTTCAATATGTGGAAAAAAGATGATTCTTCTACAACTATACACCTTCCGTGGGCACCTGGGATATATGAAGAAATGGAACTAAGTGCAACAGGAG GCTGCGTGGAAACAACAAATGGTTACAAGTGGTATTCATCTGATGCTTCCACTGTATCTGTATCTGCTTCCGGGGTTATCCAGGCAAAGAAGCCTGGCCAAGTTACTGTAAAAGTGGCATCTGTGCATGGTTCGACAAATTATGACGAG GTGGCCATTAAAGTTTCCGTTCCTTCATCAATGGTTATGCTGCGAAGCTTTGCCGTGGAATCTGTTGTAGGAACATATCTTCAAGCTGCAGTAACAATGAGAGCACCCTATG GTAGCTATTTCGATAGATGTGATTCGTTTAGCTCCTTCATAAGGTGGACTGTTGGAAGCCAGTCTTTCGAAATCGTCAATACAACAGGAAAAGCATCAGCCTTCAAGCTATCAAATATTGATGGATACCAATCACTTTATAGTCCTCCATGTGCATGGACATATGTATACGCTTCTAGTGTCGGCCGAGCTATTCTGCATGCGACTTTGTTTAAAGAGTTGGAATCTTTTGATCATCCATCAGATGGACCAGTTGTTCTGAAAGCCTCTACAATGATTTCTGCTCATCATCCCCTTGTTGTGCAACAGGCAGGGAATGGGAACCAGTTTGGTGGTTATTGGGCTGAGTTGCCTACAACAGAAACTGGATTTCATTTGAAAGATTTGAATGAGTTGTATCTTGTTCCGGGAGCAGAGTTGAATGTGATGCTTATTGGAGGACCTGAACAGTGGGACCAAGGTGTTGAGTATGTTGAAAATGTCAAAAATATCAACGGGGAACAACTATCTCCTAAAGGTGGAATCCTTGTGGACCGAGCATTCAGTAATGGGGGTTTATACAGAATATCTTGCCTAACAATGGGAATTCAT CAACTGGTTTTCTCACGAGGGAATTTGATTGGCGATGACCATCCTCTTCCAACAATAGAGAAAGTGGAATTGTCCGTTACATGTAGTGTTCCTTCATCAATCACACTGATTGCCAATGAACCAG TAAATACACCCGAGCTCATATCTTCTGCGGCTCAAGATGATCGGACCCCAGACAGAATCCGTGCTACACCTATTACTGTGGCAAACGGATGCACTATTCGAGTTGCTGCTGTTGGCTTACATAGCTCTGGAAAGGCGTTTGCAAACTCATCATCTCTTGGCCTTAACTGGGAAATGAGTAGTTGCGATGGGCTAGCTCTTTGGGATGCTATCACTGTAGAGAGATACAGGACCACCTCCAGTTGGGAGAGGTTTTTGGTTTTGCAGAACTCGTCAGGGCTG TGCATCGTCCGTGCTACTGTTATTGGTTTTTCTGATACCATGAGTGATCATCTTCGCGTGAGGGCTTCTTTATTGCTAGAAGAAAAGTCAAAGAACCTTCTCACTGACGCCATACGTTTACAG CTTGTttcttctctgcgggtagttccAGAGTCCATCTTATTATTGTTCAACCCGGAAGCAAAG GCAACTCTGTTAATTACTGGAGGGACATGTTCCCTACATGCTGTTGTCAATGATACTCGAGTTGCAGAAGTAATTCAACCCCCAAATTTGGAATGCTCACAACTGATGGTTAATCCCAGAGGGCTGGGAACTGCACTTGTTACTGTTGATGATGTTGGACTTGCTCCTCATCTGACAGCCTCTGCCAGG GTGCGTGTTGCAGATGTAGATTGGATCAAGATCATCGCAAAAGAAGAGATATTCCTTTTG GTAGGGAGTGCGCAGTCATTTAATATCTTAGCAGGTCTTCACGATGGAACTGTGTTTGATTCCTCTCAG TATGTTTACATGAGTATTCATGTTCATTTTGAGGATCCCATACTGGAGCTTCTCAGCATCAATGCCTCAAATTCTGGTGAGAGTTACATCTATGGGCCAGGTTTTGCAATTCAAGCCAATAGTATTGGGGTTACTACTATATAT GTCAGTGCTAGACTACGATCTGGACATGAAGTATGCAGCGATCCTATTAGAGTGGAAGTCTATGCACCACCAAGGATACATCCTAATCATATTTTCCTCGCTCCAGGTGCATCGTACATG cTTACCGTGAAAGGGGGCCCAAGTATCGGAGTGTACGTCGGGTATACACTGGACGATGAAACTATAGCAGATATTCAGAAAACTTCAGGACGGATTCGAGCAATATCTCCAGGAAATAGT AGCATACATGCCAATTTTTTTGGGAAAGGAAGTAGTTTTATATGCCAGGCATATGGAAGTATTGAAGTAGGGATTCCGTCCTCTATGATGTTGAGTCCACAAAGTGAGCAGCTTAATGTTGGTCGTGAAATGCCAATATTCCCTTCTTTCACTGAG GGCAATTTATTTTCCTTCTATGAGCTCTGCAAGGATTATAAATGGAGTATAGAGGATGAACAG GTGCTGAGCTATCGAAGTGCTGAGCACTCTCATAAAACTCTTGTTTCTGGTGCTTTGGATACCATGTACCCAAGTTACTCAGACAGAAAAGATCTTGGGTTTATTAATGTAGTGTATGGAAG GTCTTCAGGCAAAACAAATGTTGCTGTTTCGTTCTCTTGTGATTTTACCTCAGAGTCCTTCTCACTGTCAAAGATGTATATTGCTTCTGCATCCTTGTGGGTGGTTTCTTATCCTCCTCTTTCTCTTGGTGTGCCAATAACCTGGATTCTCCCACCTTTTTACACGACGTCGAATCTCTTGCCTGAATCCTATAACCAAGGGGACTCTCAAGGCCGTAAAGGAACTGTTATTTATACCTTGATGAGAAGCTGTGGAGGGAAGAATGAAGAAATACACAAAGATGCTATTTCTATTGAAGGGGCTAGGATAAAAACAAGTGATAGTGGCAATCTTGGTTGCATTCAAGCAAAGGATCGCTCGACTGGAAGAGCTGAAATTGCATCTTGTGTAAGGGTTGCTGAG GTAGCTCAAGTTAGAGTAACATCTAAAGAGTTCGCTTTCTATGTGGCTGACCTAGCTGTTGGTGCTGAGCTTGATCTTCTTATACATTATCATGATGCTCTAG GAAACCCATTTCATGAAGCTTACGATGCGGTTCAAATGGATGCTGATACTAATTATCCTGAAGTTGTTTCTATTAATAGCACCCGTGACAGTTTCGGAAATATTCGTTTGAAG GCGATGCGCCATGGTAGAGCTCTTCTACGAATATCGATGAGCAATAATCAGCAAAAGTCTGATTACTTGATG GTTTCTGTTGGTGCCCATTTATTTCCTCAGAATCCAGTCTTGTATGTCGGTCGCTATATTAACTTCAGTGTAGGAG GGTCGGACAATGTAGTATCCGGTCGCTGGTTAAGTGCCAATGATAATGTTGTATCTATTGATATGCTCTCCGGGGAAGCGCTTGCTCGTGGGGAAGGTACCACTCAGG TAATATTTGAAGGTTCGAATCTGAAACTGCAAACAGCTGTTACAGTGCAAAAAGTTGACGTGGTTTTGGTTGATTCTCCAGAAGAAACCTTAACAAACATCCCTTTCCCCACAAAAGGATATTACTTCTCCATTAGGTTCAG TGACCCGTCTGGACAGAACTTCGAATCTTTTAGTAGCAGTAAGGGAGTCAATTATGATTGCAGGGTAGACCCACCTTATATTGG TTATGCAAAACCATGGAGAGACCTTGATCTTGGTGTTACATATTGCCTCTTTTTCCCTTACTCACCGGAACACTTGGCACGGTCGATACCCAAGTCAAAGACCATGAGACCAGATATATCTCTTTCTATCACTGCTTCAATGAAAGAATTGGGACATGTATCAGGTTCTTCAACTGCACTTTTTATTGGGGGATTCTCAGTACTGGAAATGGACAAG GATCTTCTGCGGTTGAATTTGACGCCAGTATCCAACAAGAGTATGATAACGATTGTGGGGAACACAG ACGTTGACATCTATTGGCAAAAGAGGGACTTGATGAGTGTGACCCCCGTTATAGTATATGAGTACGGGATGGGTGGGCAGGCGGACTATGAG GTCAAAGCGTTAAGAGCTACAAGGTTCAAAGACAAAATCATCATCACACTCCCAGCTACTG GTCAAAGAGTGGAAGTAGATGTCAGTTTTGAACCTGGAGAAACACGTTTATCATCAAGGAGTAATTTTGCGCTTTGGGCCAGTATTTTTGGGGTTGTTACTTTGTTCACGAGTTTGCTCATCTACAAGAAATTTCTTAACCAAGCTGCAACGTCAAGGCCAAAATCTGCTGCTCCGCCAGCCACCCCTATAAGACACACAATCACACCTGACCGTAACCGTAGCGTACTACAGCAATCCCCTCGGACTCCCGAGGTTTTCGTAGAGTATGTTAGAGATACAATAGACAAAACACCTTACTATAAGCGTGATGCAGTTCGAAGGCGTAATCCACAGAATACTTTTTAG